In Biomphalaria glabrata chromosome 11, xgBioGlab47.1, whole genome shotgun sequence, the following proteins share a genomic window:
- the LOC106076793 gene encoding heterogeneous nuclear ribonucleoprotein A3-like isoform X2 — protein sequence MPGYQQRGYGGPPVGGFRGGPNRYGGGDGDPDPNSEQFRKLFIGGLSFDTDENSLKQYFSKWGEIVDCIVMRDPNSKRSRGFGFITYKDKDSVDSVQRDRPHKIDDREVETKRAMPRDDPSINNQQTVKKMFVGGLKEDTTEDMIREVFSDYGEIELVDLITDKNTGKSKGFCFVTFKDYDSVDKCVLKKRVNLNSRKVEVKKAFAKGEMDARGRMPGLGMGMGMGMPMGRGGGYGSGYGPGYGGGYGQGGWQGGYNDYGNYGPGPNQGNSRYGGGNNYSGGNGYGGFNRR from the exons ATGCCTGGT tATCAACAGAGAGGATATGGAGGTCCCCCTGTTGGTGGATTTAGAGGTGGCCCAAATCGTTATGGCGGTGGTGATGGTGACCCAGATCCCAATTCAGAACAGTTCagaaaactttttattggtGGCTTGAGCTTCGACACTGACGAAAACAGCTTAAAACAGTATTTTTCAAAATGGGGTGAGATTGTCGACTGCATAGTGATGAGAGATCCCAACAGCAAAAG ATCTAGAGGTTTTGGATTCATCACATACAAGGACAAAGACAGTGTTGACAGTGTACAGAGGGATCGGCCACATAAAATAGATGATAGAGAGGTGGAAACAAAGAGAGCCATGCCCAGAGAT gacccAAGCATTAACAATCAACAGAcagtgaaaaaaatgtttgttggaGGTCTCAAAGAGGATACTACAGAAGACATGATAAGAGAAGTGTTTTCAGATTATGGTGAAATTGAACTTGTAGATCTAATTACAGATAAAAATACTGGCAAGAGTAAAGGCTTTTGCTTTGTTACATTCAAAGACTATGATTCAGTGGACAAGTGTGTTT TGAAAAAAAGAGTTAATTTGAATTCACGAAAAGTTGAAGTGAAGAAAGCATTTGCTAAAGGAGAAATGGATGCTCGAGGTCGTATGCCTGGACTGGGGATGGGCATGGGTATGGGAATGCCCATGGGTCGTGGAG GTGGCTATGGAAGTGGTTATGGACCTGGATATGGAGGGGGATATGGTCAAGGTGGATGGCAGGGAGGTTACAATGATTATGGCAACTATGGACCAGGACCAAACCAGGGAAATTCTC GTTATGGAGGAGGCAACAATTACAGTGGCGGAAATGGCTATGGTGGGTTCAACAGACGATGA
- the LOC106076793 gene encoding heterogeneous nuclear ribonucleoprotein A3-like isoform X1 — MPGYQQRGYGGPPVGGFRGGPNRYGGGDGDPDPNSEQFRKLFIGGLSFDTDENSLKQYFSKWGEIVDCIVMRDPNSKRSRGFGFITYKDKDSVDSVQRDRPHKIDDREVETKRAMPRDDPSINNQQTVKKMFVGGLKEDTTEDMIREVFSDYGEIELVDLITDKNTGKSKGFCFVTFKDYDSVDKCVLKKRVNLNSRKVEVKKAFAKGEMDARGRMPGLGMGMGMGMPMGRGGRGDFGFGGNQGYGGGYGSGYGPGYGGGYGQGGWQGGYNDYGNYGPGPNQGNSRYGGGNNYSGGNGYGGFNRR; from the exons ATGCCTGGT tATCAACAGAGAGGATATGGAGGTCCCCCTGTTGGTGGATTTAGAGGTGGCCCAAATCGTTATGGCGGTGGTGATGGTGACCCAGATCCCAATTCAGAACAGTTCagaaaactttttattggtGGCTTGAGCTTCGACACTGACGAAAACAGCTTAAAACAGTATTTTTCAAAATGGGGTGAGATTGTCGACTGCATAGTGATGAGAGATCCCAACAGCAAAAG ATCTAGAGGTTTTGGATTCATCACATACAAGGACAAAGACAGTGTTGACAGTGTACAGAGGGATCGGCCACATAAAATAGATGATAGAGAGGTGGAAACAAAGAGAGCCATGCCCAGAGAT gacccAAGCATTAACAATCAACAGAcagtgaaaaaaatgtttgttggaGGTCTCAAAGAGGATACTACAGAAGACATGATAAGAGAAGTGTTTTCAGATTATGGTGAAATTGAACTTGTAGATCTAATTACAGATAAAAATACTGGCAAGAGTAAAGGCTTTTGCTTTGTTACATTCAAAGACTATGATTCAGTGGACAAGTGTGTTT TGAAAAAAAGAGTTAATTTGAATTCACGAAAAGTTGAAGTGAAGAAAGCATTTGCTAAAGGAGAAATGGATGCTCGAGGTCGTATGCCTGGACTGGGGATGGGCATGGGTATGGGAATGCCCATGGGTCGTGGAG GTCGTGGTGATTTTGGTTTTGGTGGTAACCAAGGCTATGGCG GTGGCTATGGAAGTGGTTATGGACCTGGATATGGAGGGGGATATGGTCAAGGTGGATGGCAGGGAGGTTACAATGATTATGGCAACTATGGACCAGGACCAAACCAGGGAAATTCTC GTTATGGAGGAGGCAACAATTACAGTGGCGGAAATGGCTATGGTGGGTTCAACAGACGATGA